The genomic segment GGCGAGGTGGTGTTCACCACCAGTATGACCGGGTATCAGGAGGTGGTGAGCGACCCCAGCTACCGGGGCCAGATCGTCGCCATGGCCTATCCCCTGATCGGCAACTACGGGTTCAGCCCCGCGGCCTGGGAGGCGCCCGGTCCCCACGTGGCCGGCTTCGTCGTCCGGGAAGGCTTCGGAGAACTGGACGCTTTCTTGCGGCAGCACGGGGTCAGCGGGCTGGCCGAGGTGGATACCCGCCGGCTCGTGCGGCACCTGCGGGAGCACGGTCTGCAGCGCGGGGTGATCACCGACGAGCCGGGGCCCGACGCCGTCCGCCGCGCCGCCGGCGTGGTCCCGCTCGGCGAGCGGAACCTCGTGGCCGAGGTTTCCGGCGCGCAGATGCGGGTCCTTCCCGGTCCGGGGCCGCGCATCGCGGTCATCGACTGCGGCGTGAAGGCCGGCATCATCACGGCGCTGCGCCGCCGGGGGGCGGAGGTTGTGCTGTGTCCCTACGACAGCGATGCCGCCTCCATCGCCGCCGTGCGTCCCGCCGGCGTGGTGGTGTCCAACGGTCCGGGCGATCCCGCCGTGCTGGCGACGACGATCAGGACCGTGGGCGACCTCCTCGGCGCCTATCCGCTGCTGGGGATCTGCCTGGGGCACCAGCTGCTGGCCCTGGCCGTGGGCGGGCGCACGTACAAGATGACCTTCGGTCACCGGGGCAGCAACCAGACGGTGCGGGAGATCGCCAGCGGGCGCGTCATGATCACCACGCAGAATCACGGCTACGCCGTCGATCCGGCCCTCCCCCGCGAGGTGGAGATCACCCACATCAACCTGAACGACGGTACCGTGGAGGGCCTGCGCCACCGGCACCTGGCGGCCTTCTCCGTCCAGTTTCACCCCGAGGGCCGTCCCGGGCCGGGCGACGCCGAGGAGCTGTACGACCGCTTCCTGGAGATGGTGCGGGAGGGCCGCCGTGCCGGCGCGCGCTGACCTGCGCAAGGTGCTGGTGATCGGTTCCGGCCCGATCGTCATCGGCCAGGCCGCGGAGTTCGACTACTCCGGCACCCAGGCCTGCCGCGCCCTGTCCGAAGAAGGTCTGGAGGTGGTGCTCGTCAACAGCAACCCGGCCACGATCATGACCGACGTGGAGACTGCGGACCGTGTCTACGTCGAACCGCTGCTCCCGGAGGTCGTGGCGCGAATCCTCGAGCGCGAACGGCCGGATGGACTGCTGGCCACGCTGGGCGGCCAGACCGCGCTCAACCTGGCCCTGGCCCTGAGCCAGCAGGGCCTGCTGGCCGAGCTGGGGGTCGAGCTGCTGGGCACGCCCATCGGCGCCATCCAGGACGCGGAGGATCGGGACCGCTTCCGGTCGGCAATGCTGCGGCTGGGCCAGCCGGTGCCGGCCAGCGGCAGTGCCACCACCGTCGCCGAAGCCCTGGAGGTCGCGGAAGCGATCGGCTATCCGGTCGTGGTCCGGCCGGCATTCACCCTGGGGGGGACCGGCGGCGGGACCGCCGGGGACGCCCGGGAGCTCGCCCTGCTGGCCCGACGCGGCCTGGGCAGCAGCCCCATCGGCCAGGTCCTCGTTGAGCAGTACCTGGGCGGCTGGAAGGAGATCGAGTACGAGGTCATGCGGGACGCCGCGGGGACGGCGATCACCGTCTGCAACATGGAGAACGTGGACCCGATGGGGGTGCACACCGGGGACAGCGTCGTCGTGGCGCCGTCGTTGACCCTCAGCGACACCGACTACCAGCGCCTGCGCGCCGCGGCGCTGCAGATCATCGCCGGGCTGGGCATCGCCGGAGGCTGCAACATTCAGTTTGCCCTCCACCCCGAAAGCGGTGACTACCGCGTCATCGAGGTGAATCCGCGCGTCTCCCGCTCCTCGGCGCTGGCCAGCAAAGCCACGGGCTATCCCATCGCCCGCGTGGCGGCCAAGATTGCCGTCGGGCTCCGGCTGGACGAGATCCCCAACCGGGTCACCGGGGCCACGATGGCCGCTTTCGAGCCGGCCCTCGACTACGTCGTGGTGAAGATCCCGCGGTGGCCCTTCGACAAATTCCCGATCGCGGAGCGGCGCCTGGGCACCCAGATGAAGGCCACGGGGGAGGTGATGGCCATCGGCCGGACCTTCCCCGAGGCGCTGCTCAAGGCCCTGCGCTCCCTCGACCTTCCTGTCCAGGGACTGCTCCACCCGGAGTGCGGTCGCTGGAGCGACGACGACCTGGAGGAGCTGATCCGCGAGCCGACCGACCTGCGCCTGTTCGCCCTCGCCGAGGCCCTGCGACGGGGGATGACCGTGGAACGGATCGCCGCGCTGTCGCAGATCGATCCCTACTTCGTGACCAAGATCGCCGAGATCGTCGCCGCGGAGCGTGCGCTGGCTGCGGGGAGGGGATCGCTGCGGGAGGCGAAGCGCCTGGGTCTGCCGGACGCCACCATTGCCGCCCTCACCGGAGGGCGGGAGGACGAGGTGCGGGCGGCGCGCCGGGCGCAGGGGCTGCGTCCCGTGTTCAAGGTGGTGGACACCTGCGCCGGGGAGTTTCCGGCCCGCACGCCCTACTTCTACTCGACCTATGAAGAGGAGGACGAAGTGCCCCCCGCGGCGCGGACGTCGGTGATCGTCCTCGGCTCCGGTCCTATCCGGATCGGGCAGGGCATCGAGTTCGACTACTCCACGGTGCACGCCGTCAGAGCCCTCCGGGAGGCCGGCTATGCGGCGGTGATCATCAACAACAACCCGGAAACGGTGAGCACGGACTTCGACATCTCCGACCGCCTGTACTTCGAACCGCTGACCCTGGAAGATGTCCTGCATGTCGCAGAGCGGGAACGGCCCCTGGGGGTCCTGGTCCAGTTCGGCGGCCAGACGGCGATCAATCTGGCCGGCCCCCTGGCCGCCGCCGGCGTGCCCATCCTGGGGACGCCGGTTGAGGCGCTGGACGTCTCGGAAGACCGGGAGAAGTTCTCCGCCCTCCTCGCTGCCCTGGAGATCCCCTGCCCCGAAGGCGGTGCGGTGACCTCGCTGGAGGCGGCCAGGGCGTTGATCGCCCGCCTGCGGCCCCCGGTGCTGGTGCGGCCGTCCTATGTGCTGGGCGGACGGGGGATGGAGATCGCCGGGACGGCGGACGAGGCGGTGGCGGCGGTCAGAGCGGCGCTGGACGCCGCTCCGGGCTACCCGGTACTCATCGACCGCTACATCGCCGGCCAGGAGCTCGAACTCGACGCCGTGGCGGACGGCGTGTCGGTCCTCATCCCCGGGATTATGGAACATGTCGAACGGGCGGGTGTCCACTCCGGCGACAGCATCGCCGTCTTCCCGGCGCACTCCCTGCCCGCGGCGGTCGAGGATCGGGCCGTGGAGATCGCCGCGCGGCTGGCCCGCCGGCTCGGCATCCGCGGCTTCCTCAACCTGCAGTACGTGTACGATGGCGAGCAGCTCTACGTGCTGGAGGCCAATCTCCGCAGCAGCCGCACGGTGCCCTTCGTCAGCAAGGCGGTGGGCGTGTCGCTGGTGCAGATCGCCACCCGTGTCATGCTGGGCGATACGCTGGCCGACCTCGGATTCCCCGGAGTCCACCGGCTGGCTCCTCCGACGCGGGTCGCCGTCAAGGCTCCCGTGTTCTCCATGGAGAAGCTGGGAGGCGCCGAGGCCGCGGTGGGGCCGGAGATGAGGTCCACGGGCGAGGTGATGGGGATCGACGCCGACCCCGTCGCGGCGATGTGCAAAGCCGTGGCCGCCGCCGGCTTCGCGGTCCGCGAACGGACCGTGCTGGCCTCGATTGCCGACCGGGACAAGCGCGATGCGCCGGAGGTGCTGGCCCTGTTCGCCCGGGCCGGGTTCCGGATTCTGGCCACGCCCGATACGGCGAGGGCGCTGCGGGGAGCGGGTCTGGAGGTGGAGGCCGTCTCGTCCGAGGAGGCGTTCGCGGCCGTCCCCATCGGCCTCGTGGTGAATACGCCCACGCGGGGAGGGGACCCCCGGCGGGACGGCTTTCAACTGCGGCGGCGGGCTCTGGACCGGCGCATCCCATGCCTCACCTCGCTGGAGACGGCCCGCGTCGTGGCCGAGGCGCTGCAGCACGACCTCGGACGGACGACGATCGAGCCCCTGGCCGGCGTGCCGTTGGACTGATCACGGGGCGCCGGCCCTCCGCCGCGCCGCCCGCCCGCGACCTCAGCGCAGCATCACCGGTCCTTTCGGCGTCTGCAGCAGGGCGCGCAGTCCGATCCGCGGAGCCCTCCGCACCCGCGCCTCGACGCCCAGGGCGCGCAGGGCGCCGCGGAGCGCCGCCGGGTCGGGGTGCAGGAGCTCGAACCGTTGCCCCCGGCCTCCTGCCGGCGGCGGACCGCGGGGGCAGTTGCATTTTTATCCACAATCCTGGTATGATTATGCACACTCTCTCCACGGGGCACACGGCGGTGAAGATCAGGGTCAGCATCATCGGAGCATCGGGATACGGCGGGGGCGAACTGGCCCGGCTGCTGAGCGGCCATCCGGAGGTAGACCTCGTGCACCTGGCCGCGGAATCGCACGCCGGGGAAGCGCTGGCCGACCTCCATCCCCACCTGCGGGGTCTGCTGGACCGGAGGACGGTCGGCGCAGATCTCGACCGCATCGCGCGGGACTCCGATATCGTCTTCCTGGCCCTGCCCAACGGCAAGGCCATGACCATGGCGCCGGCCCTCCTCCCCCGCGCCCGGATCATCGACCTGGGCGCCGACTTCCGCTTCCGGGATCCGGCGGTCTACGAGCGCTGGTACCGGCAGCCCCATGCCGCGCCGCAGTTGCTGGACGGCGCCGTCTACGGACTGACCGAATATCGCCGCGCGGCGATCCGGAGCGCGGCCATCGTCGGCAACCCGGGCTGCTACCCCACGGCCGCGCTTCTGGCCATCCTGCCCCTGGTGCAGTCCGGTCGTGTAGAGACCTCCGGGATCGTCCTCGACGCCAAGTCCGGGGTCTCGGGAGCGGGACGGACCCCGACCATGGGCACACACTTCTCCGAGGTCAACGAAAACGTCGCCCCCTACAACGTCGCCGCTCACCGCCACACCCCCGAGATCGAGCAGGAGCTCACCCTCGCCGCCGGCGGGCCGGTGGCGGTGACCTTCACGCCCCATCTCGTGCCGATGACGCGCGGGATTCTGGTCACGGCCTATCTGCGCCGCAGGGACGGGCTGAGCACCGAGCAGGCCACGGCGATCCTGCAGGAGGCCTATGCCGGGGAGCCCTTCGTGCGCGTGCTCACGGATCGCCTGCCCCAGACCAAGGCCACCAGCGGCAGCAACTTCTGCGACCTGGCCGTCCGGGTGGACGCGCACAGCGACATGGTGGTGGCGATGGCGGCCCTCGACAACCTGGTGAAGGGCGCCAGCGGCCAGGCCGTCCAGAACATGAACGTGATGCTGGGGTTGCCGGAAGAGCTCGGACTGCGCGCCCCCGGGTTGTATCCGTGAACAGGGGAGGGCAGGCCATGGCCACGATTCTCGACGGACAGCAGCTGGCCCGGATCGACGGGGGGGTGACCGCCCCCCGAGGCTTTCGCGCCGCGGGCATCCACTGCGGGATCAAGGCCGGGCGCAAGGATCTGGCGCTGATCGTCTCCGAGACCCTGGCCTCTGCGGCGGGGATGTTCACGACCAATGCGGTGAAGGCCGCGCCGGTGCTCGTCAGCCAGGAGAAGATCCAGTCCGGCGTGGCCCAGGCCGTCATCGTGAACAGCGGCAACGCCAACGCCTGCACCGGCCCGCGGGGAGAGGCCGACGCGCGGGAGATGACGCGCCTGACGGCGGAGGCGCTGGGGATCGCGGAGGAGTTCGTCCTCGTCGCCAGCACCGGGATCATCGGGGTCCCCCTGCCGATGGACGCGATCCGTTCCGGCATCCCGCGCCTGGCTTCCGCGCTGAGCGCGGACGGACGGGACGCCGCCGAAGCCATCCTCACCACGGACGCCTTTGTCAAAACCTCGGCCGTGCAGCTCCGCCTCGGCGAGCGGGTGGTGACCATCGGGGGGATGGCCAAGGGCGCGGGGATGATCCATCCCCGGATGGCCACGATGCTGGCCTTCCTCACCACCGACGCCGCCCTGTCGCCGCCGCTGCTGCGCCAGGCGCTGCGGCAGGCCGTGGACCGGTCCTTCAACGTCATCTCCGTGGACGGCGACACGAGCACGAACGACTCCGTCTTCCTCCTGGCCAACGGTCAGGCCGGGGGCGCGCCGCTGACCGCGGACGACGCCGCCTTCGACCGCTTCACCGAAGCGCTGACCGTCGTCGCCGCCGATCTGGCCCGACTCATCGTCAAAGACGGCGAGGGGGCCACGAAACTCATCACCGTCACCGTCCGGGGAGCCCGGTCGCCCGCCGACGCGCGGCGCGTGCTGTCCGCGGTGATGACTTCGCCGTTGGTCAAGACGGCGATCTACGGCGGCGAGCCCAACTGGGGGCGGATCCTCGCCGCGGCCGGTCGCTCGGGCGCGGCGTTGATCCCCGAACGGGTGGAGATGGCCATCGCGGGAATTCCGGTCGTCTCCGGAGGGCAGGGGCTGCCGGGGGCGCTGGCCCCCGCCGCGGAGGCGATGGCACAGCCCGAGTACGAGATTGTGCTCGACCTCCACCTGGGGTCGGGCGAAGCCACCGGGTGGACCTGCGACCTGAACGAGCGCTACGTGAAGATCAACGCCGGCTACATGACCTGAACCTGGCCATGGTGCTGCAGAGTTCCGACGCCGTCCACCTCGGCGGGTCCCTGGCCCGGGCCCTGCGGTATGTCAACGCCTGGAAGGGCCGCACCGTGGTCGTGAAGTACGGGGGCAGCGTGCTGTCCGCCGCCGACCAGGGCACGGTCGTGGGCGACCTCGTCCTGCTCCAGGGCGCGGGGGTCCGTCCCGTCCTGGTGCACGGCGGCGGCCCCGAGATCACCCGCGTCCTGGAGCGTTTCGGCAAGGAGAGCCGGTTCGTCAACGGCCTGCGGGTCACCGACGCCGAGACGATGGAGATCGTGGAGATGGTCCTGGCCGGCCGCGCCAACAAAGCCCTGGTGTCGATGATCGCCCGGGCCGGCGGCGCGGCGGTGGGGATCAGCGGCAAGGACGGCAACGTGTTCCAGGCCCGCCGGCTCGATCCCGCCCTGGGCCAGGTCGGCGAGATCGAGCGGGTGGACACGGCATTGATCAGGGTGCTCTCCGAAGCCGGCTACATCCCCGTGGTGGCCTCCATCGCCGGCGGGGCCGACGGCGAGAGCTACAACCTCAACGCCGATACCGCGGCGGGCGCGCTGGCCGCGGCGCTGGGCGCCAGCAAGTTCATCCTGCTCACGGATGTGCGGGGGGTGTATGCCGGCCCTCCGGAGGACGGCGCCCTGCTGTCGGTGCTGCGGGCCGCTGAGGCGGCGCGGCTCATTGCCGAGGGCGTGATCTCGCGGGGGATGATCCCCAAGGTGCAGGCCTGTCTGGACGCGGTCGCCGCCGGAGTGCCCACGGCCCACATCATCAGCGGGTCGTTGCCCCACGCCCTGCTGGTGGAGCTGTTCACGGAAGAGGGCGTGGGAACGATGATCGTCGCCGATTCCGCCGAGGGAGGCGGGGAGCAGAGCCATGGACACGCCGACCACGACTGACCTGACCGCGCACTACCTGATGAACACCTATCGCCGGGCCCCCGTCGCCTTCCGGTACGGGCAGGGTTGCTGGCTCACCGACCTGGAGGGCCGCCGCTACCTGGACTTCATCGCGGGCATCGCCGTCTGCGCCCTGGGCCACAACCACCCGGCGCTCACCGAGGCCATCCAGACGCAGGCCGCCCGCCTGCTTCACGTCAGCAATCTCTTCCTGATCCCCGAGCAGGCGGTCCTGGCCCGGCGCCTCGTCCAGCACTCCGGGCTCGACCGCGTCTTCTTCTGCAACAGCGGCGCCGAGGCCAATGAGGCCGCGATCAAGCTGGCCCGGAAGTACTGGCACGATCGGGAGACCCATCGATTCGAGATCATCGTGGCCGAGCGGTCCTTTCACGGCCGCACCCTGGGGACCCTGGCCGCCACGGCGCAGCCCCGCTACCAGCGGGGCTTCGCCCCGCTGCCGCCGGGGTTCGTGGTGGTGCCCTTCAACGACCTGGGGGCGCTGCGGGCCGCGGTGACGCCGGCCACCGCGGCGATCATGCTCGAGGTCGTCCAGGGAGAGGGGGGCTACCGCCTGCCCTCGCCGGACTACCTGCCGG from the Armatimonadota bacterium genome contains:
- the carA gene encoding glutamine-hydrolyzing carbamoyl-phosphate synthase small subunit, whose amino-acid sequence is MSACLVLEDGTVFRGVRIGRRADAGGEVVFTTSMTGYQEVVSDPSYRGQIVAMAYPLIGNYGFSPAAWEAPGPHVAGFVVREGFGELDAFLRQHGVSGLAEVDTRRLVRHLREHGLQRGVITDEPGPDAVRRAAGVVPLGERNLVAEVSGAQMRVLPGPGPRIAVIDCGVKAGIITALRRRGAEVVLCPYDSDAASIAAVRPAGVVVSNGPGDPAVLATTIRTVGDLLGAYPLLGICLGHQLLALAVGGRTYKMTFGHRGSNQTVREIASGRVMITTQNHGYAVDPALPREVEITHINLNDGTVEGLRHRHLAAFSVQFHPEGRPGPGDAEELYDRFLEMVREGRRAGAR
- the carB gene encoding carbamoyl-phosphate synthase large subunit; the protein is MPARADLRKVLVIGSGPIVIGQAAEFDYSGTQACRALSEEGLEVVLVNSNPATIMTDVETADRVYVEPLLPEVVARILERERPDGLLATLGGQTALNLALALSQQGLLAELGVELLGTPIGAIQDAEDRDRFRSAMLRLGQPVPASGSATTVAEALEVAEAIGYPVVVRPAFTLGGTGGGTAGDARELALLARRGLGSSPIGQVLVEQYLGGWKEIEYEVMRDAAGTAITVCNMENVDPMGVHTGDSVVVAPSLTLSDTDYQRLRAAALQIIAGLGIAGGCNIQFALHPESGDYRVIEVNPRVSRSSALASKATGYPIARVAAKIAVGLRLDEIPNRVTGATMAAFEPALDYVVVKIPRWPFDKFPIAERRLGTQMKATGEVMAIGRTFPEALLKALRSLDLPVQGLLHPECGRWSDDDLEELIREPTDLRLFALAEALRRGMTVERIAALSQIDPYFVTKIAEIVAAERALAAGRGSLREAKRLGLPDATIAALTGGREDEVRAARRAQGLRPVFKVVDTCAGEFPARTPYFYSTYEEEDEVPPAARTSVIVLGSGPIRIGQGIEFDYSTVHAVRALREAGYAAVIINNNPETVSTDFDISDRLYFEPLTLEDVLHVAERERPLGVLVQFGGQTAINLAGPLAAAGVPILGTPVEALDVSEDREKFSALLAALEIPCPEGGAVTSLEAARALIARLRPPVLVRPSYVLGGRGMEIAGTADEAVAAVRAALDAAPGYPVLIDRYIAGQELELDAVADGVSVLIPGIMEHVERAGVHSGDSIAVFPAHSLPAAVEDRAVEIAARLARRLGIRGFLNLQYVYDGEQLYVLEANLRSSRTVPFVSKAVGVSLVQIATRVMLGDTLADLGFPGVHRLAPPTRVAVKAPVFSMEKLGGAEAAVGPEMRSTGEVMGIDADPVAAMCKAVAAAGFAVRERTVLASIADRDKRDAPEVLALFARAGFRILATPDTARALRGAGLEVEAVSSEEAFAAVPIGLVVNTPTRGGDPRRDGFQLRRRALDRRIPCLTSLETARVVAEALQHDLGRTTIEPLAGVPLD
- the argC gene encoding N-acetyl-gamma-glutamyl-phosphate reductase, translated to MIMHTLSTGHTAVKIRVSIIGASGYGGGELARLLSGHPEVDLVHLAAESHAGEALADLHPHLRGLLDRRTVGADLDRIARDSDIVFLALPNGKAMTMAPALLPRARIIDLGADFRFRDPAVYERWYRQPHAAPQLLDGAVYGLTEYRRAAIRSAAIVGNPGCYPTAALLAILPLVQSGRVETSGIVLDAKSGVSGAGRTPTMGTHFSEVNENVAPYNVAAHRHTPEIEQELTLAAGGPVAVTFTPHLVPMTRGILVTAYLRRRDGLSTEQATAILQEAYAGEPFVRVLTDRLPQTKATSGSNFCDLAVRVDAHSDMVVAMAALDNLVKGASGQAVQNMNVMLGLPEELGLRAPGLYP
- the argJ gene encoding bifunctional glutamate N-acetyltransferase/amino-acid acetyltransferase ArgJ, which encodes MATILDGQQLARIDGGVTAPRGFRAAGIHCGIKAGRKDLALIVSETLASAAGMFTTNAVKAAPVLVSQEKIQSGVAQAVIVNSGNANACTGPRGEADAREMTRLTAEALGIAEEFVLVASTGIIGVPLPMDAIRSGIPRLASALSADGRDAAEAILTTDAFVKTSAVQLRLGERVVTIGGMAKGAGMIHPRMATMLAFLTTDAALSPPLLRQALRQAVDRSFNVISVDGDTSTNDSVFLLANGQAGGAPLTADDAAFDRFTEALTVVAADLARLIVKDGEGATKLITVTVRGARSPADARRVLSAVMTSPLVKTAIYGGEPNWGRILAAAGRSGAALIPERVEMAIAGIPVVSGGQGLPGALAPAAEAMAQPEYEIVLDLHLGSGEATGWTCDLNERYVKINAGYMT
- the argB gene encoding acetylglutamate kinase — translated: MVLQSSDAVHLGGSLARALRYVNAWKGRTVVVKYGGSVLSAADQGTVVGDLVLLQGAGVRPVLVHGGGPEITRVLERFGKESRFVNGLRVTDAETMEIVEMVLAGRANKALVSMIARAGGAAVGISGKDGNVFQARRLDPALGQVGEIERVDTALIRVLSEAGYIPVVASIAGGADGESYNLNADTAAGALAAALGASKFILLTDVRGVYAGPPEDGALLSVLRAAEAARLIAEGVISRGMIPKVQACLDAVAAGVPTAHIISGSLPHALLVELFTEEGVGTMIVADSAEGGGEQSHGHADHD
- a CDS encoding acetylornithine transaminase, whose translation is MDTPTTTDLTAHYLMNTYRRAPVAFRYGQGCWLTDLEGRRYLDFIAGIAVCALGHNHPALTEAIQTQAARLLHVSNLFLIPEQAVLARRLVQHSGLDRVFFCNSGAEANEAAIKLARKYWHDRETHRFEIIVAERSFHGRTLGTLAATAQPRYQRGFAPLPPGFVVVPFNDLGALRAAVTPATAAIMLEVVQGEGGYRLPSPDYLPAVRRLCDERGVLLILDEIQTGVGRTGRWFAWEHYGARPDIMTLAKGLGSGVPIGALLAREAVAAAFQPGDHGSTFGGNPLACAAALAVVETIERDGLVAHAAEMGAYCVERLQDLARRRPVIAEVRGMGLMVAVDLAVDAAGIVAACRERGLLLNAVQPRTLRLAPPLTVTTAEVDQAVEMLGDVLAAVERPAAT